The Marmota flaviventris isolate mMarFla1 chromosome Y, mMarFla1.hap1, whole genome shotgun sequence DNA window CAAAATCACTTAAGGCTGGGATGTCCATGGCGGCACTATGTTGGGTTGCGGGTTGTAGGGAAAAGATTGTGTGTTGCCCCCTTTATTTGTCTAGGGCCTGGGGTCTGGCTGGATGGACCGTTTCCCTGAACTGCAAGAGTGGCTGCATTTTTCGTTCTACATTCTCGAGCCCAATGTTTACCTTTTTTGCATTTAGGACATATTCCGGGTCCCCtagtttccttttcattcttttgcttacAATTTTTCCTCAGATGTCCAGTCTGGCAGCACCCAAAACACTTCATGTTAGCCAAATTTCGATTAGTATTCTGCAAAGCATGCCATGTAGAGGCCATGGTTTCAGCAAATAATTGCATCTTTCTCGATTCTGATGTTATATCTTTGCACACCTTTAAGTATGTATGAACATCTCCTGTATCTTTAATCGGTAAAATGGCTCGTTTACAATCTTCATTAGCATTTTCATAAGCCAGCAAACATAGTAATTGTTGCCTGGCAGCCTCTCCTACCACGGTTCATTCAATTGTCAATTTTAATCTAGACAAAAATTCTACATAAGGTTCATTGGGTTTTTGTGAAACTTTTGTCCATGagccataatgttctccagtaggTCTAATTTTGTCCCAAGCTTCTAAAGCTATTTACTTCAATTGCTCATGAATCTCAGGAGGAATATTAATTTGATGTTGAATGTCATCATGCATACCAGTGCCAGATAACATAGGGTATCCTATGGCACGAATAACAGGGTTTTGACTGTTAACATTTTCTCTAGCCTTAGTGGCACATCCTTCTAAAAACCACATGTGCCATTGAAGATATTCAGGTTCCTGTAGAAGAGCACGGCCCACAATCTTCCAATCCTCAGGAGCAAAATTATTGTAATGAGTAGCAAAAGCATTAAGCAATTCTTTTACATAATGGGATTGAGGTCTGTACATTGTCACTGCCTTTTTTAATCTGCCAATATGATCAATATCAATCCCCTCATACCGAGGTGGCTGTGCCATTCCATTAGCTGGATCAGGCCTGattataggaaaagcaaagaagggaGTTTTGTCCTCATCGTCAGAAG harbors:
- the LOC139703521 gene encoding endogenous retrovirus group K member 7 Gag polyprotein-like, whose product is MCLKVVREWNPWFPEEGSMDVDNWKRVRHNVEKAMRQGEKIPVRFWSILSIVYTMFKAMEEERLIGNLQKELAPSILDLPLDISEKEEVVKDTQQLTHNSSQNSADLTGNDMEKKTKVKTTIDDRSVSEQFKLVMEEVLGRLNKLEAKMDPRPLSGTRPLSGTRPSAPPATNPFLAASLKAVQEMDSEPSDDEDKTPFFAFPIIRPDPANGMAQPPRYEGIDIDHIGRLKKAVTMYRPQSHYVKELLNAFATHYNNFAPEDWKIVGRALLQEPEYLQWHMWFLEGCATKARENVNSQNPVIRAIGYPMLSGTGEAARQQLLCLLAYENANEDCKRAILPIKDTGDVHTYLKVCKDITSESRKMQLFAETMASTWHALQNTNRNLANMKCFGCCQTGHLRKNCKQKNEKETRGPGICPKCKKGKHWARECRTKNAATLAVQGNGPSSQTPGPRQIKGATHNLFPTTRNPT